One window of Paenibacillus sp. FSL K6-3182 genomic DNA carries:
- the rsgA gene encoding ribosome small subunit-dependent GTPase A, translating to MVLQSLGWNEYFSNHFAAYAKQGYSAGRIILEHKNMYRLLSEHGELMGEVTGKLRFEATGREDFPAVGDWVVIKPRLEEQKASIHALLPRKSKFSRKVAGDTVEEQIVAANVDTVFLVNALNNDFNIRRMERYLILAWESGAAPVIVLSKADLCDDLDARIAEVESIAIAVPIHVVSASQGEGLDQLAPYLGIGNTISLIGSSGVGKSTLINKLSGVDLQRVNDVRGGDDRGRHTTTHRELVQLPSGALMIDTPGMRELQLWEADEGFRGAFDDVDSIANTCRFNDCKHEQEPGCSVRKAIADGSLEQARFESYLKLQRELAYLARKEDARLAASEKAKWKKISTDMKQRKVKR from the coding sequence ATGGTATTACAATCATTAGGTTGGAATGAGTATTTTTCTAATCATTTTGCCGCTTATGCCAAACAAGGGTATAGTGCTGGGCGAATTATATTGGAGCATAAAAACATGTACCGTCTATTGAGTGAGCATGGCGAGCTCATGGGCGAGGTAACGGGTAAGCTGCGTTTTGAAGCAACAGGTCGAGAGGATTTTCCAGCAGTCGGTGACTGGGTAGTTATAAAACCGAGGCTGGAGGAACAGAAAGCTTCGATTCATGCGCTGCTGCCACGAAAGAGCAAATTTTCCCGTAAAGTGGCTGGAGACACGGTAGAAGAGCAGATTGTAGCCGCTAACGTTGATACTGTTTTTTTAGTGAATGCCTTAAATAATGACTTTAATATACGCAGGATGGAACGTTACTTGATCCTTGCATGGGAAAGCGGCGCTGCGCCGGTCATCGTGCTGAGCAAAGCAGATTTATGCGACGATTTGGATGCACGCATCGCAGAGGTAGAATCCATTGCGATTGCTGTCCCTATTCATGTAGTCAGTGCCTCGCAGGGAGAAGGGCTAGATCAGCTCGCACCATATTTGGGTATAGGCAACACGATTTCGCTGATAGGTTCTTCGGGCGTAGGTAAGTCTACACTGATTAACAAATTGAGCGGTGTTGATCTGCAACGAGTCAATGATGTGCGTGGCGGGGATGATCGCGGTCGTCATACGACGACGCATCGCGAGCTTGTTCAATTACCGAGTGGAGCACTGATGATTGATACACCTGGTATGAGGGAGCTGCAGCTCTGGGAGGCCGATGAGGGGTTCCGTGGTGCATTTGATGACGTAGATTCAATTGCAAATACTTGCCGATTCAATGACTGCAAGCATGAGCAAGAGCCCGGCTGTTCTGTCCGAAAGGCCATAGCAGATGGATCTTTGGAGCAGGCTCGTTTTGAAAGCTATCTCAAACTCCAACGTGAGCTGGCGTATCTAGCACGTAAGGAAGATGCGCGATTGGCAGCCTCTGAAAAAGCAAAATGGAAAAAGATTAGCACAGATATGAAACAAAGAAAAGTAAAAAGATAA
- a CDS encoding glycoside hydrolase, whose protein sequence is MKKIIAIIMLAAITASVLAGCKDVNNTRGGEVNAQIEDVDFSFNVDPETFALEVESGGMTEKASEPLDKMKVSNVKNSGDQISWTYPEKQMDVEIEKKAKYVDVTIKSSKAEENSFAWPIVTGEGYMLPLNQGKYIPSDDQTWKEYLSEQEMKVIESFSMPFFAADKSEYSLMYIIKNAYNNEIVFNTDNAIQFTFHHEFPVINKQKKYGFRIYVTKKNPTAVAKTYKDYLIEQGEFKSLADKAKENSNIEKLYGAPHAYFWDRTVISEENIQWAKLRSNLPEKLRLWIQELLKTKVEDGAELSSAFDDLNRLDYVDKYTINRIVKSLSAVMQLKEFYDSKIFTDLDEETQRLLSSGIEKLNAVELIDLNKLLLKSVLGAAVDPIEKWADANTIDVIKDMKQSGLDNMWIGLDDWQEGFIKPAFVKEAESLGYLIGTYDSYHSIHEPGKEKWTTAKFKDTSLYEHATVTDKNGKKIVGFQGEGRKLNPTLALPSVEERVTSIFNTGLAFNSWFLDTDGTGEIFDDYSPEHVTTEEEDIQARIKRMAYLQKEWKLVVGTEGGNDFANQTVAFAHGIETPSFSWMDKDMSTNKESEYYVGRYYSSNGGVPELFAKQIPLKDKYKKLFLDSSYTIPLYKLVYNNSVITTYWWGWGTLKIEDEISNRMLYEILYNVPPLYHLDKHEWEKHKETIVNHSKVWSSFSKKAIKEEMTDYKVLTEDKLVQMTEYGKALKVVANFSEASFNFQGEVIPAKSALILDGNDKTIYTPKEPTMK, encoded by the coding sequence ATGAAAAAAATAATAGCCATCATCATGCTGGCTGCAATCACTGCAAGTGTTCTTGCGGGGTGCAAGGACGTCAATAATACGCGAGGCGGAGAAGTAAATGCACAAATAGAAGATGTGGATTTTAGCTTTAACGTAGATCCAGAAACCTTCGCGCTTGAGGTCGAGTCGGGTGGAATGACTGAAAAAGCATCGGAACCACTGGACAAAATGAAAGTTTCAAATGTAAAAAACAGCGGAGACCAGATTAGCTGGACCTATCCAGAGAAACAAATGGACGTTGAAATTGAAAAAAAAGCGAAATATGTAGATGTAACGATCAAATCCAGCAAGGCGGAGGAAAATAGCTTTGCATGGCCAATCGTAACGGGTGAGGGGTATATGCTTCCATTAAACCAAGGAAAGTATATTCCAAGCGATGATCAGACGTGGAAAGAGTATTTGAGCGAACAAGAAATGAAGGTCATTGAGTCTTTCTCGATGCCATTTTTTGCAGCTGATAAAAGCGAATATTCGTTGATGTACATTATTAAAAATGCATATAACAATGAAATTGTTTTTAATACCGATAACGCTATCCAGTTTACTTTTCATCATGAATTTCCAGTAATTAATAAACAAAAGAAATACGGTTTTAGAATTTATGTAACGAAAAAAAATCCAACAGCTGTCGCAAAAACGTATAAAGATTATTTGATTGAACAGGGTGAATTCAAAAGCTTGGCGGATAAAGCTAAAGAAAATAGCAATATCGAAAAGCTTTACGGAGCGCCGCATGCTTATTTTTGGGACAGAACGGTCATTTCAGAAGAAAATATACAATGGGCAAAGCTGAGGAGCAATCTTCCCGAAAAACTGAGATTATGGATTCAGGAGCTATTAAAAACGAAAGTGGAAGATGGAGCAGAGCTTTCATCCGCCTTTGACGATTTAAATCGTTTAGACTATGTAGACAAATACACGATAAACAGAATAGTAAAAAGTTTAAGTGCGGTCATGCAGCTAAAAGAATTTTATGATTCCAAAATATTTACTGACTTAGATGAGGAAACTCAGCGATTATTAAGCAGCGGTATAGAAAAATTGAACGCTGTTGAATTAATTGACCTGAATAAACTTTTGTTAAAAAGCGTGCTTGGCGCTGCAGTTGATCCCATTGAGAAGTGGGCAGATGCCAATACGATTGATGTCATAAAGGATATGAAGCAGTCTGGGCTCGACAATATGTGGATTGGTTTGGATGATTGGCAGGAAGGGTTTATTAAACCTGCGTTTGTCAAAGAGGCAGAAAGTCTTGGTTATTTAATTGGCACCTATGACTCGTATCATTCAATCCATGAACCAGGAAAAGAGAAATGGACGACGGCTAAGTTTAAGGATACTTCCCTTTACGAGCATGCGACGGTGACCGATAAGAATGGGAAAAAAATTGTAGGATTCCAAGGAGAAGGCAGAAAGCTCAACCCAACGCTTGCCTTGCCTAGTGTCGAAGAAAGAGTAACATCGATTTTCAATACAGGTTTAGCTTTTAACTCATGGTTTCTAGATACGGATGGTACTGGAGAAATCTTCGATGACTATTCGCCAGAGCATGTCACTACGGAAGAAGAAGATATTCAGGCTAGAATAAAGCGAATGGCGTATTTGCAAAAAGAATGGAAGCTGGTCGTTGGAACAGAGGGTGGCAACGATTTTGCTAACCAAACGGTTGCTTTTGCGCATGGAATAGAGACGCCATCATTCTCATGGATGGATAAGGATATGAGCACAAATAAAGAAAGCGAATATTATGTAGGAAGATATTATTCGAGCAACGGCGGGGTTCCCGAACTATTTGCTAAGCAAATACCGTTAAAGGACAAGTACAAGAAGCTGTTTTTGGATTCTAGCTATACGATTCCATTGTACAAGTTAGTTTACAACAATTCAGTAATCACGACATATTGGTGGGGCTGGGGAACTTTAAAAATAGAAGATGAAATTTCGAATCGAATGCTGTATGAAATTCTTTATAATGTGCCTCCGTTATATCATCTAGATAAACATGAGTGGGAAAAACATAAGGAAACCATAGTGAATCACTCTAAGGTATGGTCAAGCTTTAGTAAAAAAGCGATAAAAGAAGAAATGACGGATTATAAGGTTCTAACAGAGGACAAACTCGTTCAGATGACGGAATATGGTAAAGCGTTGAAAGTAGTGGCTAACTTCTCGGAAGCTTCTTTTAACTTTCAAGGCGAGGTCATACCAGCGAAATCAGCGCTAATCCTTGATGGAAATGATAAAACGATCTACACACCGAAAGAGCCCACAATGAAATAA
- a CDS encoding twin-arginine translocase TatA/TatE family subunit codes for MPNIGVAGIVLLVILGLLLFGPSKLPQLGRAIGTTLSEFKKGAKGLIDPDEKSDQPKERE; via the coding sequence ATGCCTAATATAGGTGTTGCAGGAATTGTATTGCTTGTGATTTTAGGCTTGCTGCTGTTTGGACCATCCAAGCTGCCTCAGCTTGGGCGAGCGATTGGAACGACGCTGTCAGAATTCAAAAAAGGGGCAAAAGGACTGATAGACCCGGATGAAAAATCCGATCAGCCGAAGGAGCGCGAATGA
- a CDS encoding crosslink repair DNA glycosylase YcaQ family protein, whose product MIQLTNRQARQFLLLKHGLLGEYQFAGKQGVLDFVRQVGCIQYDPIDVCGKNAELVLQSRIRGFTKNMLDELLYKDRFLVDYPDKNLAIIPVENWPYFERYRQAARQHAKRYPEMEAFVEQVLAHIQNHGVLSSNDLKLEGNFTWQSVIHWSSGNNSSRSVLEQMYSTGDLIIHHKKGTRKYYDIAGKYIQPNLLNASEPLNGELEHHKWRVLRRIGAVGLLWNRASDAWLNIWGLKAEQRNEVFRQLLHEARIVAVAVEQMKDTLYCCAEDLPLIAAVLQNPTPKLRCELIAPLDNFIWDRKLIKELFGFDYTWEIYTPAIKRKFGYYVLPLLYGESFIGRAEVIAERKAGTLVVKNIWYEDGIKPTKHLRTALNNCFQNFALFNGCKTISTESLN is encoded by the coding sequence ATGATTCAATTGACGAACCGCCAGGCTCGGCAGTTTCTGTTATTGAAGCATGGGCTGTTGGGCGAATATCAATTTGCTGGAAAGCAGGGAGTATTGGATTTTGTGCGGCAGGTCGGTTGTATTCAATACGATCCCATCGATGTTTGCGGAAAAAACGCCGAACTGGTGTTGCAGTCGCGTATCAGAGGATTTACCAAGAACATGCTCGACGAGTTACTGTATAAAGATAGATTCCTGGTAGATTATCCCGACAAAAATTTGGCTATTATCCCTGTCGAGAACTGGCCGTACTTTGAGCGGTACAGGCAGGCTGCAAGGCAACATGCTAAGCGCTATCCCGAAATGGAAGCGTTTGTAGAACAAGTTCTGGCTCACATCCAAAATCACGGTGTGCTAAGTTCGAATGATCTAAAATTGGAAGGAAATTTCACTTGGCAATCGGTCATCCACTGGAGCAGCGGAAACAATTCATCCCGGTCGGTTCTGGAGCAGATGTACTCGACAGGCGATTTGATTATCCATCACAAAAAAGGAACGCGTAAATATTACGATATCGCCGGTAAGTACATACAGCCAAATCTGCTGAATGCGTCGGAGCCGTTGAATGGCGAGCTTGAGCATCATAAGTGGCGGGTACTGCGTCGAATCGGAGCTGTTGGCCTTTTATGGAATCGCGCATCCGATGCATGGCTGAACATATGGGGATTGAAAGCGGAGCAGCGCAACGAGGTTTTCCGCCAGTTGTTGCACGAAGCTCGCATTGTTGCTGTTGCCGTGGAACAAATGAAGGATACACTGTACTGCTGTGCGGAGGATTTACCGCTTATTGCAGCCGTCCTGCAAAATCCGACGCCGAAATTGCGCTGCGAGCTGATTGCCCCACTAGATAATTTCATATGGGACAGAAAACTGATCAAAGAATTATTTGGGTTCGATTACACTTGGGAGATTTATACGCCTGCAATCAAACGGAAATTCGGCTATTATGTGCTGCCTCTATTATACGGAGAAAGCTTCATCGGACGAGCCGAGGTAATCGCGGAGCGAAAAGCCGGGACGCTTGTTGTTAAAAATATATGGTACGAGGACGGCATAAAGCCAACAAAGCATTTGCGAACAGCCTTAAATAATTGTTTCCAAAATTTCGCATTATTCAACGGATGCAAGACAATTTCGACAGAGTCTTTGAACTGA
- a CDS encoding multicopper oxidase domain-containing protein — protein MVFDPNRQFSRRNILKVGAAGVLGVIGGSFLNTSALFGRSAHAMGKEEMHHTLKDQMKQGMAHGYDPGTDSTPGLEAAVKALTAFDYGVVSTSPDGRTIREYDIQAWDAEVEIAKGIKFPGWTFNGTIPGPTLRCTEGDIVRVKFGNGSAHPHSIHFHGIHPTHMDGLEPISTGSEFVYEFEAKPAGLQPYHCHVPPLIRHIHKGLYGHFIIDPKKPRKPAKELSMVMNGFDLDLDGENEVYTVNGYAFAYQSRPIKVKTGELVRIYLSNLTEFDPINSFHLHANFFHYYATGADPDARPQYTDTIMQCQGERGIIEVTFPAPGKYMFHAHQSEFTELGWMGFFEVG, from the coding sequence ATGGTATTTGATCCAAATCGGCAGTTCTCAAGACGAAACATCCTTAAGGTCGGAGCTGCCGGCGTACTAGGTGTGATCGGAGGCAGTTTCTTAAATACAAGTGCATTATTTGGCAGGTCTGCTCATGCGATGGGGAAGGAAGAAATGCATCATACGCTCAAGGACCAGATGAAACAAGGGATGGCGCATGGTTATGATCCGGGAACTGATTCAACGCCGGGGCTTGAAGCAGCAGTAAAAGCATTAACGGCTTTTGATTATGGGGTCGTTAGTACTTCTCCAGATGGCAGGACGATTAGAGAATACGATATACAGGCATGGGATGCTGAGGTGGAAATAGCGAAGGGCATTAAATTTCCAGGATGGACATTCAACGGCACGATTCCAGGGCCGACACTTCGCTGTACGGAGGGGGATATCGTACGAGTCAAGTTCGGGAACGGGTCCGCGCACCCGCATTCCATACATTTTCACGGTATTCATCCAACCCACATGGATGGTTTAGAGCCTATTTCGACGGGCAGTGAATTTGTGTATGAATTTGAAGCCAAGCCAGCAGGGCTGCAGCCCTATCACTGTCATGTTCCTCCGCTGATTAGACATATTCACAAGGGCCTATATGGTCACTTCATTATTGATCCTAAGAAACCAAGGAAACCTGCAAAAGAGCTAAGTATGGTCATGAATGGCTTTGATCTGGACTTAGATGGCGAGAACGAGGTTTACACGGTCAATGGCTACGCATTTGCGTACCAATCTAGACCGATTAAGGTGAAAACGGGTGAGCTGGTTCGTATTTATTTAAGTAATTTAACGGAATTTGATCCGATTAACTCCTTTCACTTGCATGCTAATTTCTTTCACTATTATGCCACCGGCGCTGACCCAGATGCGAGGCCGCAATATACAGATACGATTATGCAGTGCCAAGGGGAGAGAGGCATCATTGAAGTTACGTTTCCCGCTCCTGGAAAATATATGTTCCATGCTCATCAAAGTGAGTTTACGGAGCTCGGCTGGATGGGATTTTTTGAAGTCGGTTAA
- a CDS encoding ZIP family metal transporter — translation MQSEIINKKLGKKAVWLLGIMPLLLLAGLISVIASWGTGVEEQQAAPIEVLNFERIILTDDGFEVRILNSGPKELTVAQVVVDDSFWNASYAPSPTLERFGSSTIYIPYPWVEGDPHQIKLITSNGLIFTGDVPAAMKTPTADTNRFLQYSLIGFYVGVVPVGLGLLWYPFMRRFSSKGIQAVLAFTVGLLFFLAVDTIQEGLELGAEAPGVFQGTGLVWFGAALSFLFLIAIDQTKSKKAIQHNDPGKQVSFKIASGIGLHNLGEGLAIGAAFAAGEAALGSFLIIGFTLHNITEGIGIAAPLLKAKPTYKTFLALALLGGGPAIIGTWIGGFVFNQTLAALFFGIGAGAIIQVIYVIFKMIVRDAKAAEAPAVSWLNFSGLTLGILLMYVTALLVNF, via the coding sequence GTGCAAAGTGAAATAATAAATAAAAAGCTGGGTAAAAAAGCAGTCTGGCTGCTTGGCATAATGCCCTTGCTGCTGCTGGCTGGCTTGATTTCTGTTATCGCTTCATGGGGTACAGGTGTAGAAGAACAGCAAGCGGCCCCGATTGAAGTGCTCAATTTTGAACGTATTATTTTGACAGATGATGGATTTGAAGTTCGTATACTTAATTCTGGGCCAAAGGAGCTGACGGTTGCTCAAGTTGTTGTCGATGATTCTTTTTGGAATGCTTCCTACGCACCTAGTCCTACGCTTGAGAGATTCGGCAGCTCGACGATCTATATTCCTTATCCTTGGGTGGAGGGAGATCCTCATCAAATTAAGCTTATCACCTCTAACGGACTAATATTTACAGGGGATGTACCTGCTGCAATGAAAACGCCAACTGCCGATACCAATCGATTTCTACAATATTCACTAATAGGTTTTTATGTCGGTGTAGTTCCAGTTGGGCTGGGATTGCTATGGTATCCTTTTATGCGTCGCTTCTCAAGCAAAGGCATTCAGGCGGTATTGGCATTTACAGTTGGACTTTTATTTTTTCTTGCTGTGGATACCATACAAGAAGGATTAGAGCTTGGTGCGGAAGCACCCGGCGTATTTCAAGGCACAGGCCTAGTCTGGTTCGGTGCGGCATTAAGCTTCTTATTCCTCATAGCCATTGATCAGACGAAATCCAAAAAGGCAATCCAGCATAATGATCCTGGCAAGCAGGTATCCTTCAAAATCGCGAGTGGAATAGGTCTCCATAATCTCGGTGAAGGGCTTGCGATAGGTGCTGCTTTTGCCGCGGGTGAGGCAGCGCTTGGATCCTTCCTTATTATTGGGTTTACGCTGCATAACATTACTGAAGGGATTGGCATAGCGGCGCCGCTTTTAAAAGCAAAACCAACTTACAAGACTTTCCTCGCATTAGCACTCTTAGGCGGCGGTCCTGCTATTATCGGAACGTGGATCGGTGGATTTGTATTTAATCAAACGCTGGCGGCCTTATTCTTCGGTATTGGCGCAGGGGCCATTATACAAGTTATTTATGTCATTTTTAAAATGATTGTTAGGGATGCAAAGGCTGCAGAAGCACCTGCCGTTTCGTGGCTCAATTTCTCAGGTTTAACACTTGGCATTTTGTTGATGTATGTAACAGCTTTGTTAGTTAACTTCTAG
- a CDS encoding EamA family transporter produces the protein MIFLAYALVCLIFGTTFLAIKIGVDAGAPPFFSAGLRFFLAGAILFLWMVWKRKASFSLLLRKEMLFTGATLTFGTFSTLYWAEQYVSSGLAAVLSATGPIMILLLQTAILRQKSPKHSLYGCIIGCIGVLLLVLPNLSVDVSPLWIVGCGAILIGECCYAIGALYSKKVINRMSNVSPIAMNAVQMMVGGAMMFILSLFTEEVHLESFASFQTAGSLIYLIVIGSMVGHTLFYWLVAKTNPVFPSTWLYISPPIAVGVGVLFYDETISWITLLGIITIICGTVLVNAGALRQLIVKRRLKE, from the coding sequence ATGATTTTTTTGGCTTATGCGCTCGTATGTCTTATATTTGGCACAACCTTTCTGGCAATTAAAATCGGAGTAGACGCCGGTGCACCCCCTTTCTTCTCGGCAGGGCTTCGCTTTTTTCTGGCTGGCGCTATTCTGTTTCTTTGGATGGTTTGGAAACGCAAGGCAAGCTTCTCCCTGCTGCTGCGCAAAGAGATGCTGTTCACTGGGGCTACGCTGACGTTTGGAACCTTCTCTACGCTGTACTGGGCGGAGCAATATGTATCTTCTGGACTCGCGGCTGTGTTATCGGCTACGGGACCCATCATGATTTTGCTGCTGCAAACGGCTATTCTTCGTCAAAAATCTCCCAAACACTCGCTATACGGCTGCATTATTGGCTGCATCGGCGTGCTGCTGTTAGTTTTGCCCAATCTTTCAGTGGATGTATCACCCTTGTGGATTGTAGGCTGCGGGGCCATACTGATAGGAGAATGCTGCTATGCAATAGGAGCGCTATATTCCAAAAAAGTAATCAACCGCATGTCCAACGTTTCACCGATAGCCATGAACGCGGTACAAATGATGGTTGGCGGAGCGATGATGTTCATTTTATCTTTGTTCACCGAAGAAGTGCACCTTGAATCCTTTGCGTCATTTCAGACGGCAGGCTCATTAATTTATCTGATTGTGATTGGTTCCATGGTTGGGCATACCTTATTCTACTGGCTCGTAGCAAAGACGAATCCCGTTTTCCCATCTACATGGCTCTATATCTCTCCTCCGATTGCTGTAGGAGTCGGCGTACTCTTTTATGATGAGACAATCTCTTGGATTACACTTCTTGGTATCATTACGATTATTTGTGGAACCGTCCTTGTAAATGCAGGTGCACTCAGACAGTTAATTGTTAAGCGAAGATTGAAGGAGTAG
- a CDS encoding PLP-dependent aminotransferase family protein yields MKKVTGAQQAHPLFRQVYDYILNRVERGEWKAHQKLPSIRLLAEEINVHRLTVFKAYRLLAEDGKVYVKDKSGYYVSEGDAFSEGLEESAVVTSYAVNNSLSDIHRIPAKYQFSQALIDPNLLPNLFLSDYVKKVFDLYPKVMGTYASVQGDEELRESMSQHFREHHRLQLSSEELLITSGAQQAINLIAQIMLGPMDAVLIERPTYGVAMDIFRRQGARLIPVAITPEGYDLAEVEALMRKHKPRMFYMNPTHQNPTGYTVPAWQRKLLVELAERYRCLIVEDDPFRDMYFVEPPPLPLFAYDTEGWVIYISSFSKYIAPGLRICAAACRYPFMEQLIKAKALADNGTPQLNQKIFLHYFASPRLQQHVEKLRIALQVHKEIMEEELAIAGWEWTAPQGGLNLWVKLPSDISGEALLKKSREQSISFVPGEIFDPLGELKSWIRLSYSFASEALLREGMQRLTALSRSL; encoded by the coding sequence ATGAAAAAAGTGACGGGAGCGCAGCAAGCCCATCCGTTATTCCGGCAAGTGTATGATTATATCTTGAACCGTGTAGAGCGAGGGGAATGGAAAGCCCATCAAAAATTACCGTCGATACGATTGCTTGCTGAAGAAATCAATGTGCATCGGCTGACGGTATTTAAAGCCTATAGATTGCTAGCTGAGGACGGCAAAGTATATGTAAAAGACAAATCGGGATATTACGTATCGGAGGGCGATGCTTTTTCTGAAGGGTTGGAAGAGAGCGCCGTCGTTACCTCTTATGCAGTGAATAACTCGTTATCTGATATTCATCGAATTCCAGCTAAGTATCAGTTCTCTCAAGCGCTAATTGATCCTAATTTGCTGCCGAATTTGTTCTTATCGGACTATGTGAAAAAAGTGTTTGATCTCTATCCTAAGGTTATGGGGACTTATGCCAGTGTTCAGGGCGATGAAGAGCTTCGCGAGTCGATGAGCCAGCATTTCAGAGAGCATCATCGATTACAGCTGTCATCGGAGGAATTGTTAATCACATCAGGTGCTCAGCAGGCCATAAATTTGATTGCCCAGATTATGCTTGGGCCGATGGATGCGGTGTTGATTGAGCGACCGACCTACGGCGTAGCGATGGATATTTTTCGCAGGCAAGGCGCACGGCTTATTCCTGTTGCGATTACACCGGAAGGTTATGACTTGGCAGAAGTAGAAGCCTTGATGCGCAAGCATAAGCCGCGTATGTTCTATATGAATCCAACCCACCAAAATCCGACCGGTTATACTGTTCCAGCTTGGCAGCGCAAATTGCTGGTGGAATTGGCAGAGCGTTACCGCTGCCTTATCGTGGAGGATGATCCGTTTCGAGATATGTATTTTGTTGAGCCGCCCCCGCTTCCCTTATTCGCTTATGACACGGAGGGCTGGGTCATCTATATTAGCAGCTTCAGCAAATATATTGCGCCGGGTCTGCGGATTTGTGCTGCAGCCTGCCGATATCCATTCATGGAGCAGTTAATCAAAGCGAAGGCGCTTGCGGATAACGGCACTCCGCAGCTTAATCAGAAAATATTTTTGCATTATTTCGCCTCGCCGAGGCTGCAGCAGCATGTGGAAAAGCTTCGGATTGCGCTGCAGGTTCATAAAGAGATTATGGAAGAGGAGCTTGCCATAGCAGGCTGGGAATGGACGGCACCACAGGGCGGGCTTAATTTATGGGTTAAACTTCCAAGCGATATATCAGGAGAAGCTCTTCTTAAAAAAAGCAGGGAGCAATCCATTTCCTTCGTTCCCGGAGAAATATTTGATCCGCTCGGCGAGCTGAAATCATGGATACGGCTCAGTTATTCTTTTGCGAGTGAGGCTTTATTGAGGGAAGGAATGCAGCGCTTAACGGCTTTATCGCGGTCTTTATGA
- a CDS encoding DHA2 family efflux MFS transporter permease subunit, with product MEVNSNLDLSKIKKGPIVAALIIGAFVSILNETLLNIAFPELMRYFSITETTVQWLATAYMLVVGILVPITALLQQWFSTRQMFLGAMILFLAGTVICATAPIFEFLLVGRVVQALGTGLMIPVLMNTILIIFPPEKRGGAMGLIGLVMMSAPAIGPTLSGLIVDSLNWRWLFYLVIPLAVVSIVYAAIYLKNVSELTKPKVDIISILLSSIGFGGIVYGFSSAGEGSWSDPKVVWCLIVGGISLISFVWRQLAVKEPMLDMRVFRYPMFSLVTVLMLVLMMAMFSTMIMLPLFLQNVMMLTALSAGLVMMPGSILNGIMAPVSGILFDKFGPRVLVIPGLILMSVSIWLFSGIDAAWTSGYVVFLHILMMIGISLVMMPAQTTGLNQLPRRLYAHGTAVMSTLQQVAGAVGVALFVSIMSSGMRDYMSTSPDPTNPAEGIPAMVAGLHSAFIVGGILSVLAILIGLFIRKTKAPQEDEQKQAA from the coding sequence ATGGAGGTTAATTCTAACCTGGATTTGAGCAAAATCAAGAAAGGACCGATCGTTGCCGCACTCATTATTGGCGCATTTGTATCGATTCTGAATGAAACCTTGCTGAACATTGCTTTCCCAGAGCTCATGAGATATTTCAGCATCACGGAAACGACTGTACAATGGCTGGCTACAGCCTATATGCTCGTAGTCGGTATTCTTGTCCCTATAACAGCACTTTTGCAACAATGGTTTAGCACACGTCAAATGTTTCTCGGGGCAATGATTTTATTCCTTGCGGGTACGGTGATATGTGCGACAGCACCAATATTTGAGTTTCTGCTTGTTGGACGTGTTGTTCAAGCTTTGGGAACAGGATTAATGATACCTGTATTGATGAATACGATTCTTATCATTTTCCCTCCAGAGAAGAGGGGCGGCGCAATGGGATTGATCGGTCTGGTCATGATGTCCGCTCCGGCTATTGGGCCTACATTATCTGGTCTTATCGTTGACTCACTTAACTGGAGATGGCTCTTCTATCTGGTCATTCCTTTGGCGGTCGTTTCTATCGTTTATGCAGCAATTTATTTGAAAAATGTAAGTGAATTGACAAAACCAAAGGTCGACATTATTTCCATCCTGCTCTCCTCCATCGGTTTTGGGGGCATTGTCTATGGCTTTAGCAGCGCAGGAGAAGGTTCATGGTCAGATCCTAAAGTTGTCTGGTGCCTGATTGTAGGGGGAATCAGCTTAATTTCATTTGTATGGCGTCAACTTGCGGTGAAGGAACCGATGCTCGATATGCGTGTTTTCCGTTACCCCATGTTTTCGCTCGTTACGGTGCTAATGCTTGTACTTATGATGGCTATGTTCTCTACGATGATCATGCTTCCGCTATTTTTGCAAAATGTCATGATGCTTACTGCACTTAGCGCTGGTCTTGTTATGATGCCCGGCAGTATCTTGAATGGTATAATGGCACCGGTCTCCGGTATATTGTTTGACAAATTTGGACCAAGGGTGCTCGTTATACCTGGTCTTATCTTAATGAGTGTATCCATCTGGCTGTTTTCTGGAATTGATGCAGCTTGGACGAGCGGATATGTTGTATTCCTACATATCTTGATGATGATTGGTATCTCACTAGTGATGATGCCAGCGCAGACGACAGGGCTTAATCAGCTGCCGCGCAGATTGTACGCGCATGGTACGGCGGTTATGAGCACGCTGCAGCAAGTGGCAGGTGCGGTTGGTGTAGCATTGTTCGTCAGCATTATGTCGTCCGGCATGAGAGATTATATGTCTACATCCCCGGATCCGACGAACCCTGCTGAAGGAATACCTGCAATGGTAGCTGGTCTTCACAGTGCGTTTATCGTCGGCGGAATTCTCTCTGTCCTCGCAATTCTTATCGGTCTCTTCATTCGCAAAACGAAGGCACCTCAAGAGGATGAGCAGAAGCAGGCTGCTTAA